The genome window AAATCAGCAATAGGATTAGATCCTCAAGGCTATTCTTTTTTGTTAACAGTAAGAATTGTAAGTATTGGTTCTACTTATAATTAGACCTTAGTAAAGGAGATTTTTAATGCTAAAATTGTTACAGTCAATAATTTATTTAGTAATAATAATCAATTTAACTTCATTTTTGGTATTTGGTCAACAATTAGATAATTCTCCTCTTATTTATAGAGTTGTAAATAGCAATATCTACTCAAATTCAGATGGTCATATTTCCATAGTAAATGGGTTAACTTTACAAGAATTAATACGAGTTCCTTTTAATAAACCTTCTTTTATTTTAGAAATAACGCCTGATCAAAAAAGAGCTTTTGTAACACATGACTATAATTTTAAAGGACAAGGCTTAACAGTTTTTGATCTAGAAAGAGGAATGGCAATAGGTACTTTATTTGATGATGTTATGGTTACCAATGTAAAAATAGGAACAGATGGTTTGTTATGGGTATTATTAAATGATTTAAGAGTTGTTTTGATTAATCCAAATACACTACAAACTATTACTACTTTTACTTTGTCTGCAAACCCTAGAAGTATAGTCTTTAGTTCTGATGGAGATCGTGCTTACGTTTCATTACAGAGTTCGCAGAATATTAACATTAGTATTTTTGATGTTAAAGCAAGAAGGTTTATCCGAAATATTTTTAATTTACCAGCAGCTATGCCAATAGAAATTAGACCTATGGAACTAGCTATTTCACCTGATAACAGAGTTTTGTGTTATGGTGCTAGAGATACTATTACTGTTATCAATACAGATTCTCTTAGTGTCATAAATAGCTTTAATATTCCTGTTCCTTCAAATTTTGATATTCCATCTTTGCTTTTTAGCCCTGATGGAAATTTACTTTATGTTGGGCAATTTAATGCTTTTAATATTTCTGTATTTGATTTTCGTTCTAATCAACTAACTAGTATTTTTAATCCTATTTTTAATTCTACGGTTCAAGACTTTAAGCTTTCATCAGATGGTAGACTGCTTTATATTGGTGAGTTTAGAGGTACTATTGTTTTTGATATAGCAACACGTTCTGTTATTACTTTTATTGAACGTTTCAATGTTTCACAGAGTGCAATTGGAGGAGGTTTAGTAATTGCAGGGAACTTTAACATAGGACAACCGCCGACGGTGCAAGTGACAAATCCACTGGCTAATCAACAACTTACACCGGGACAAAATGTAAGAATCCAGTGGCAAACAACGGTTGCAGCACAAAGTTTTGCGCTGGCTAATCATAGGGTAGAACTATCAACCAACGGTGGGCAAACCTTTAGCACAATTGCGGGAGCAGAAAACTTAACAGCAGATGCACGGGAATTTACTTGGATAGTGCCAAATATCCAAGTAGCAAACAACGCTCAAATAAGGGTGACGGCAGGGGATCTTGGTGCTAGGAGGGGCAGTTCTGCTAGTGGCAATTTCTCTATTGGAATGGGTGGAGGAAACCCGGGCGACACTCAAGCCCCAACAGTTAATTTTATTGCTCCAATGGGTGGCGAAAACTTCAACAGTGGCAGCAATTTAGCAATAAGTTGGATGTCAAATGATAATGTAGGGTGGCTTCTCAAGACTTGTCGCTTTCAACTGATGGAGGGGCGACTTTTACAACCACACTAGCAACAGGGCTTCCTGGTTCAACTCAAAGCTTTAATTTTGCAATACCAATGACACTGGAAACAAATCAAGCTCGCCTTCGCCTAATTGTTAGGGATGCGGCAGGAAATATGTCTCAAGCAATAACGGCTAACAACTTCCGCATTCAATCGGCAGTTGACAATGTTGCTCCAACAGTGACAATAAGCCAACCAACGACAAATCAACAAGTTATGGCAGGTCAACCTATCCAAGTCAACTGGCAAAGCACTGATAATAGGGCTGTTATGTCTCAAGCTTTATTGCTTTCGCTCAACGGCGGACAAAGCTTTACTCAAGTAGCAAGCTTTGGAGCAACAGATAGTAGTTTTACACTCAATAATATTGCTGGGTTAAGCTAAACAACACCACAAGCAATAGTACAAATAACAGCAACAGACTCAGCAGGAAACACAGGTCAAGCAACGGCTCAATTTACAATCAACCCAACCATTACCCAAGCTTCATTTCAAGCTAAGATCTTGACCATCAATGGCATAGGCTTTATGTCTAATGGTGCTAACATTTTGCAGCTATTTATCAATGACAAGTTAATCACAATAGCACCTCGTAGTGTCACCAACACTACATTTACTATCAAAGGCAACAAGAAAAAGCTCAACTTAATTAAAGGCTCTAGCAATAGCGTTCGCCTTGTTGTTGACGGTGTTAGCTCCAATATGGGTAGCTTTATGTTTTAGTAACTTAGGTAAGTAGTCGAATAAAAATAGCCTAGCGATTTATCGCTAGGCTATTTTTATTTAGATGATATGTCATTTTTGGCAAAGTAAGTAAAAAGCTGCCAAACCTGGCTGCCAAAAATGGCAGTTAGTAGAAAAAACTCTAAGACATAAATAACCAATATAACTAATAAAATCAATAAGTTAGGAGAACAAAAGATAAATTTTAATTTTGGCCCAAGTTTTGCGGCAACTATCAAGCTAATAAACTTAAATTAATGCAGAATGGAGTAGCCAAATGAATATAAACTCATTATCCGGCCAAAACCCTATTAATTCACCTGATCCAAATACTATAGATAATACTCAAGCACAATCTACTAATTTATCTTCAGAAACAAAATCAACCGTCGCTAAGTCTGATAGTGTCAATAATATCAATAATGTTGACCAAAATATTGGAAGTTTGGAAAGCAAAACTCAAAACAACAATATGTCTGCTAATATGTTGAAAAACAATCTACTAGCAAAAGTTCCTAACAATCAAACTCAACCAGCCTCTACATTATCTACCAAGCTAAGTCAAATTAAGGAATTTAGCCAAGATAAAAATTATCCTTTAACCCTTTCCTTACCAAAAGATAGTAATAATCAACCTATTGATTCTAATAAGCTTACAGTTTCAGATTACGAAAATACTTTTATTAAAGAGACTTTAAGAGAAGTTGGAATTAATAATGTTACTGATAAAGAAGTCAAATTATTTCAACAAGAATATAAAAATGCAACTGGCAAAGATTTTAGTCTTAAAAATTCTTTAACAGAATTACGTAGTAATACAATTGATAGTAAATTAACAGCAAGAGTTAGCCAGTATGATTTAGCAGTAGCCAAAACTGTAGGTTTAGAAACCATTATTGCACAGCGTCAAACACGTAGCCAAGTAGCAGATCAAGCTTATGAAAACGGTACAAAATATGTAGACGATCTGATGAAAGGTTACATTGCAGCTAGAATTAATGCACCTGCCAATTTAATTAATGGTGCAACTGAGCCAATAAGAGGACTTGCCGCTATGAATGGCATAGACCTTTCAAACCTTGTAGTTCCTCGTTTAGAGTTAGCAAAAGAAAGCGAATATTGGAATAAAGGTAGCCGTATTGGTGATGAAGAACTAGGAACAACTTTAGGATTGGCAACTGTAATTGGTGGAAATGTAGATAAACAACTACTGTCTAATCCAGTAGGTAAAACCATAGTAGGAGTAGAATCAGCTTACAATATTGGGACAGGTTTAGCAGGAGTTGATCCAACAGAGCAAACTAATGGTCAATATAGAGAGATGGGTTATCTTGAACAAGGTTTGCGTATAGTTGGAGGTGGCTTAGGAGCATATAGCTTATCAAAAAACATAAATGCTGATAACTTAGCCAAAAATCAACCTAATACTTCTACAGTTGCTCAAGAAGTTGAAGCCGTTACTCCTGAAGGGTTTAAAGTTAAAGTCAATACAGATTTAGATTCTGGTATAAAACAAGCTGAAGATCTCAATCTCTTAGCTAGAAGCCCAGAAGAAGTTGCTCGCGCAAAAAAACTTAATGAAACTTTAACTGTTAGTAAAAAAGAGGAAGTTGTTCATGGTGGTTCAATTGATCGAGCAGGATTTCGCAAAAAAATTCATGAATCAAAATGGTCAGATCATGGAGATAAACATCTTAAAGCTAAAACAGAACAACAAGCAAAAGAACTTAGCCAAACTGGAAAAAAAGCAGCACAATACTTACCTGGGCTTAAGGTAGAAGCAATGGAAAAAGAAGCTATTTGGAAAGCTATAGATTCAGGCCAATTTATCAAAGGCGATGGCAAAGAAACTTACTATTTCTTTCATAAATTTGATGATGTAATAGGATATAACACAGGAAACCAACCAAGTGGATGCGTGTAGAATTGGGAAATAATGGCACTTCAACACGTCATAGTTTTCCTGCTGATATTAACCAAGTAAAAAAAGTAGTACCTAATGCACAGGAGTAGTGAAAATGAATAAAGATAGAAAACTTATATTACAAAAGTTACAAATTCCTGCTGGGTGGCAAATTACAAAGAATATTTTTTTTGATGTTGAGCCAATAACCAATGAAACAGAAGGTTTGCCAAAAGATAAAAATAGTTGGCCGATATTTGAAGCAGAATTAATATTTGCTCAACATGAAAAATCTAAATGGGTTCTTGATATGGGTTGGATACCAGAAGACGATCCTGAAGGAGAATTCCAATTAGATATAATCAAAGGAAGCTTTCGGGATAACGATCCAATAATAATTTGCCAAACTAAAAATAAAGATGAAATAGTAGAAGCAATAAACAAAACAATGTTAAAAATTAGCCAAGAGAATGGAGGTATTGATGAAAAATCTTTACCCTTAAAAGGTTTAATTATTCATGGAGGATGGACAGTTAGGCACAATAGTTTTTTTGATGTCGAATTGTTTACAGAATCAGAAAAGCTAACTTTTTTTAACCAACATATTAAAAATCAAACAAATACAATCTTGAGGTTAGACACATGGCCTTCTGTAGAACGTGTAATAGAACTAAATTGGCAACTAACTGAAGATAAAGAGATTTGCTACATTGCTAGCACTTTTTATGAAGCTAATCCCAAAGACATTTTATTTCAACTTCAAACTAAAGATATTAACGAAGTATCAAGTATTATAGAAAAACTTTGTTTATGGAAAGATACTAGGCCAAAGAGTAAAAATAGTAGACAACAATTTCAAGGTATCAAAATTTAGTAAAAGAGGCTTATTTCCAAAGTAAAGTTTTACACTAGCAAATAACAAAACTTATTTTAAGTCTTATTCAAAACCTAGGCAAAATGCTTAATCTTTTGCCTAGGTTTTTATCAAAATTCCAATGCAGCTATAAAGAATAGCTTTTATGGAAAGCCGATACGACGCAAAAGATCTTGAAAACGGGGATCGTCTTTTAAGCTAGGAAAAGGAGGACGAACCTTTAGAAGAGTTAAGCGATAATCCCGCATTTCATAGGCTAAGTTAAGTTGCTCTATGGCTTCATCTTTTTTTCCAACACGTACATACAACGCAGCTAATGTAAAAGGTCTTGCGTATTCTTTATATATTTCTTCATTTTCTTTTATAAGAGTTTGAAGATAAAGCTGCCATCCACCTTTAGCAAAAGCTTCTTGAATTAATTGAGCTTGTTTTGGCTTCCCAATTAATTCAAGCCACTTGGCATGTTCTTCTGCTGACTCAGGATACATATGTTTTTGTTCATAAGCAAAAGAAAGATAAAAATGTGCAGAAGAAAAATTTGGATCTAACTCAATAGTATTTTTAAGCTGCGAAATGCTTTCTTCATATTTGCCTGCATAAATTAAATTGTCACCATGTACACGATTTGCAATTAATGATAAAGGATCTAGTTCAAGTGCGCGGCGTGATTGTGCTAAACCTTCTTCATGTCTTTCTACAGCAATAAGTAATTCGCTATACCATTGATGAGAAGTAGCAATGTTTGGATTAAGTTCAATAGAACGTTTAAATTCTTGTTCAGCGGCTGCAAAATCAAAATAATCTTTAAGGATTTGTCCAAGTGAGGCGTGTGCTTCAGCTAGATTTGGGTCAAGTTCAATAGCCTTAAGTGCTGCTTCCTTTGCT of Blastocatellia bacterium contains these proteins:
- a CDS encoding beta-propeller fold lactonase family protein, translated to MLKLLQSIIYLVIIINLTSFLVFGQQLDNSPLIYRVVNSNIYSNSDGHISIVNGLTLQELIRVPFNKPSFILEITPDQKRAFVTHDYNFKGQGLTVFDLERGMAIGTLFDDVMVTNVKIGTDGLLWVLLNDLRVVLINPNTLQTITTFTLSANPRSIVFSSDGDRAYVSLQSSQNINISIFDVKARRFIRNIFNLPAAMPIEIRPMELAISPDNRVLCYGARDTITVINTDSLSVINSFNIPVPSNFDIPSLLFSPDGNLLYVGQFNAFNISVFDFRSNQLTSIFNPIFNSTVQDFKLSSDGRLLYIGEFRGTIVFDIATRSVITFIERFNVSQSAIGGGLVIAGNFNIGQPPTVQVTNPLANQQLTPGQNVRIQWQTTVAAQSFALANHRVELSTNGGQTFSTIAGAENLTADAREFTWIVPNIQVANNAQIRVTAGDLGARRGSSASGNFSIGMGGGNPGDTQAPTVNFIAPMGGENFNSGSNLAISWMSNDNVGWLLKTCRFQLMEGRLLQPH